The following are encoded together in the Bombus fervidus isolate BK054 chromosome 10, iyBomFerv1, whole genome shotgun sequence genome:
- the LOC139991329 gene encoding uncharacterized protein isoform X2, translating into MDQVHVKSSRSTSRSNPTKIACEKASRRLRTILVKASRLGVSTTEVAKLPSAKKLIPQRDHGWKLAVFLLVMFGGGVIVALACTARKGCSKLEEINLAT; encoded by the coding sequence ATGGATCAAGTGCACGTGAAATCGTCGAGGTCGACCTCGAGGAGCAATCCGACGAAAATAGCGTGCGAGAAAGCGAGCAGGCGGCTCAGGACGATCTTAGTGAAGGCATCCCGTCTTGGCGTCTCGACGACGGAAGTTGCCAAGCTGCCCAGCGCCAAGAAACTCATCCCGCAGAGAGATCACGGATGGAAGTTGGCGGTGTTTCTCCTGGTGATGTTCGGCGGTGGCGTGATCGTTGCGTTAGCCTGTACGGCGAGGAAAGGCTGCTCGAAGCTGGAGGAGATC